The nucleotide window GAGGTAAATGTCCTGATACTCCATCCGCAGGGAGGGGTCCGGGCCATTTTCGTTCCGGGCCACGGCGAAATTCCAGGCGTCCCGAATGTGGCGCAGAATCGCCGCCGAGGCCGCCACCGGCGACAGGCGCTCCACATCGGGGGGCGCCTCCCACGGCAGAATCGGCTTGTTGCGGTCCACCATGGTGTTGCAGAGCCACGATTTGGCGGAGGAGATCAGACGGTGGGGCACTTCGGCGCCGCGCTCACGGGCGAATTCCCCCACCGCCACGCGGGCATCCGCATCCCAGGGAAGTTCCAGGCCGCCCTCGGGAATGTCGTGGGGGCCGGGGCTGAAGATAAAGGAGGGCAGCAGCGGGCGGTTTTCCACCGTCCCGGCCTGAACCAGCTGCGGCACGTCCAGGGTGCAAATGTCGGCCGGCCGCCCTTTTTCAAAGCGGGCGGCGGTGTATGCCACCACGCTGTTGGTCGTACCCAGGTCAATGCCAATGATATAGGTCGGATCGGTCACCATCGTCTCCGGAATTTTGACGGTTCCGCAAAAAGTCCACTTTCTGCGTTGCGCTGCATCTCGAAGTCGCTGCGGCGTACAGTAGTACGCCTCACTCCTCGAGATTTGCACGCCGTAAATTGAACTTTTTTCGAAACCGTCTGGTTTTCGACTCTTACCGCTTTGTCAATTTTGGTGTTTATCTGAAGCGGTAATAAAGCGTTCCACCGAAATCAGTCGGCGCCAAAAGGTTTTTTTATGCCCCACCACCCAGGGCATTTGGGTTCACGAAATTTCGACCTCCGCCGGGGAAATGATACTGGGGGTCTGACCGCCCGAAAGAACGGGCAGCTCCACCTTTTCCGCCCGCCACCCCTGGTGCCGCAGAATCCCCCTAAAAGGCGGCTCGCCGGTGACGTTGCCGACGAGCTTGATCGCGCTGGGGTCGAAACCCGGTTCAACCGTGACCTCGGCACCTTCCTCGTTGGCGATCACGGTCTTGAGACGGAGGTACTTTTTAAGGGCCTTTTGGCAGCTTTCATGAATGCCCCGCACGGCGGCCCCGATCTGGGCGTCATCGTAGCCCTCGAGCTTTTCAGAAAAAAAGTCCAGCAGGCGCCCCTCGCGCTGCAAAACCGAGAGCAGATGCAGAAACACCCGGGTGTCGCGTTGGGGGTCGGCAGCCGGAAACGCGGGGGCCTCCTTGTGAGCTTTGGCGGCGGCTTTCTTTGGGGCGCCTGCCCGGGGCATTGCTAAAATCCCCCGGCCCATGCGCCGCAGAAACCCCCACAGGATCAGGCCCACCAGAAGGAAACCGCCGG belongs to Desulfobacteraceae bacterium and includes:
- a CDS encoding DUF2760 domain-containing protein, which produces TFSRRSFVVVFLFLALLLIGVNGGLIYCLNQIQSGLEPLRAVEADSVQLKAGLVSLEAQVTRLQRYFPLASAGGFLLVGLILWGFLRRMGRGILAMPRAGAPKKAAAKAHKEAPAFPAADPQRDTRVFLHLLSVLQREGRLLDFFSEKLEGYDDAQIGAAVRGIHESCQKALKKYLRLKTVIANEEGAEVTVEPGFDPSAIKLVGNVTGEPPFRGILRHQGWRAEKVELPVLSGGQTPSIISPAEVEIS